From a single Brassica oleracea var. oleracea cultivar TO1000 chromosome C5, BOL, whole genome shotgun sequence genomic region:
- the LOC106294857 gene encoding uncharacterized protein LOC106294857 produces MVLIPSNRSHFLFPSLILSLLIILTIEKPDPEAMRVHPIPRNLNKNNTLIHHHRRNPTREPGKNLRRLPHIFNRVLELPLRSEANVSVEEKHDCFRFVAETEGLCDGGEMRAYVVDIHPGITKIVVRTNGLSLGLSLDELELDMWRFRLPETTRPELVTVVCVGGVLIVTVPKMVPEEEDGGFGQGMGSGRLVLVQ; encoded by the coding sequence ATGGTTTTGATTCCTTCGAATCGATCACACTTTCTATTCCCGAGTCTGATCCTATCGCTTCTCATCATTCTAACAATCGAGAAACCCGACCCGGAAGCCATGAGAGTCCACCCAATCCCCAGAAACCTTAACAAAAACAACACCTTGATCCACCACCATCGTCGTAACCCGACCCGAGAACCCGGAAAGAATCTGCGTCGTTTACCGCACATCTTCAACCGCGTTCTTGAGCTTCCGTTAAGGTCCGAAGCAAATGTTTCCGTGGAGGAGAAACACGATTGTTTCAGATTCGTGGCGGAGACAGAGGGTCTCTGCGACGGCGGAGAGATGAGGGCTTACGTGGTGGATATTCATCCCGGTATAACCAAGATCGTTGTGAGGACAAATGGGTTGTCTTTGGGGTTGTCGTTGGACGAGTTGGAGCTCGACATGTGGCGTTTTAGGCTTCCGGAGACGACAAGGCCTGAACTTGTTACGGTGGTTTGTGTTGGTGGGGTTTTGATTGTTACGGTGCCGAAGATGGTTCCAGAGGAGGAAGATGGTGGTTTTGGACAAGGTATGGGAAGTGGGAGGCTTGTTCTTGTTCAGTAA
- the LOC106294856 gene encoding uncharacterized protein LOC106294856 yields MSAPFYSTIDMHHQQIHGQTPPGFDTEPVPLSTYREAEPDPFHATQQEKDDFWSNGFNREEPESFQAKENGKRSVDHNSSFTHGETDLNQLPAIAQFSTGQGLPYAPVDWPSPGDVWTWRVGRRVTATGFHQDRFLILPQRLQQKNVPKSFASKPTLARYIQTNFPGMDADAFFASFSWKIPALFQPANKVDAASLFEETPKEVQTEATAPNDENAKEGNSRYSQRKRNPMPTYDHPVEEPKPKATPRGSGNKKKKGATTPATGTQSSTKPKPSRQSGRRSSNQQNGGAVDLNNLNKEGEPNTSEPNTSGRRKKRRANFEEEEDVSIPHIYVSPMNGVLAVSHEPIDVDPIEFDSYLNSLENLLHESQEDAARESSSVLVTASSPMRDYEWAEARMKISSLLEKDLPTLFVSKDAAEIAALATKLRKDPNLSAEEIVRLKLIEEIPTFSEVFQENKSVIEEADWFFSALELNKAKVASLKYEYSDLRHKLGSIQVEVDENSEAIRQIDDQIGQLQARRNELKRYVGSKEKEKVDLSYGQKMVANSIPKVVQEVQSANSKKHEWECKKDNALKHEEEILSKFTPLKGFFL; encoded by the exons ATGTCTGCTCCGTTTTATTCTACGATTGATATGCATCATCAACAGATCCATGGTCAAACTCCTCCTGG GTTTGATACTGAACCTGTCCCACTCTCAACCTACCGAGAAGCCGAACCTGACCCATTCCACGCCACTCAGCAAGAGAAGGACGACTTCTGGAGCAACGGTTTCAACAGAGAAGAGCCAGAGTCCTTTCAAGCCAAAGAAAATGGAAAGAGAAGCGTAGACCACAACAGCTCCTTCACTCATGGGGAAACCGATCTCAACCAACTCCCAGCTATCGCACAGTTTTCAACTGGTCAAGGTCTGCCTTACGCCCCTGTTGATTGGCCCAGCCCCGGTGATGTTTGGACTTGGAGAGTTGGTAGGAGAGTGACTGCTACTGGGTTTCATCAAGACAGGTTCTTGATTCTCCCTCAGAGGCTTCAACAGAAGAATGTGCCAAAGTCTTTCGCAAGCAAACCCACTCTCGCTCGTTACATCCAAACGAATTTCCCTGGAATGGATGCTGATGCTTTCTTTGCATCATTTAGCTGGAAGATCCCTGCTCTCTTCCAGCCTGCCAACAAAG TTGATGCTGCGTCTCTTTTCGAGGAGACACCGAAGGAAGTACAGACTGAAGCTACTGCTCCAAATGATGAGAATGCTAAAGAAGGAAACTCCAGGTACAGCCAGCGGAAGAGGAATCCAATGCCTACGTATGACCATCCTGTGGAAGAACCTAAACCTAAAGCAACTCCACGAGGTAGTGGCAACAAGAAGAAGAAAGGAGCCACAACTCCCGCCACTGGAACTCAATCCTCCACCAAACCAAAACCATCTCGTCAATCCGGAAGACGCTCTTCAAACCAGCAGAACGGTGGCGCTGTGGACTTAAACAACCTCAACAAGGAAGGTGAACCAAACACTA GTGAACCAAACACTAGCGGCAGGAGAAAGAAACGCAGAGCTAACTTTGAGGAAGAAGAAGATGTTTCTATCCCTCACATCTACGTCTCTCCTATGAACGGTGTCCTCGCTGTCTCACACGAGCCTATCGATGTGGACCCTATAGAGTTCGACAGCTACCTAAACTCTCTTGAGAACCTTCTTCATGAGAGTCAAGAAGATGCTGCGAGAGAGTCTTCCTCTGTTCTCGTCACTGCAAGCTCTCCAATGAGAGACTACGAATGGGCTGAAGCTAGAATGAAGATCTCCTCTCTCCTTGAGAAAGACCTCCCCACTCTGTTCGTCTCCAAGGACGCTGCAGAGATAGCAGCGTTAGCAACTAAACTGAGGAAAGATCCGAACCTCTCCGCCGAAGAGATAGTGAGGTTGAAGCTTATAGAAGAGATTCCAACGTTCAGTGAAGTCTTCCAGGAGAACAAGAGTGTGATTGAAGAAGCAGACTGGTTCTTCTCTGCGCTTGAGCTCAACAAAGCTAAAGTAGCGTCGCTTAAATACGAGTACAGCGATCTGAGGCACAAACTAGGGAGTATACAGGTGGAAGTAGATGAGAACTCTGAGGCGATTCGCCAGATTGATGACCAGATCGGTCAGCTTCAAGCTAGGCGGAATGAGCTGAAGAGGTACGTAGGGAGCAAGGAGAAGGAGAAGGTTGATCTTAGCTATGGGCAGAAGATGGTGGCGAACTCGATACCTAAAGTGGTGCAGGAAGTTCAGTCAGCTAACTCGAAGAAGCATGAATGGGAATGTAAGAAGGATAATGCGCTTAAGCATGAAGAAGAGATCCTCTCTAAGTTCACTCCTCTTAAAGGCTTCTTCCTCTGA
- the LOC106344982 gene encoding LOW QUALITY PROTEIN: pre-rRNA-processing protein TSR2 homolog (The sequence of the model RefSeq protein was modified relative to this genomic sequence to represent the inferred CDS: substituted 1 base at 1 genomic stop codon): MGAGRKTVNAHVLSPTCHHKHVRPMACDEDSDLRRGIGELLSRWGGLQMAVKNKWGGHDSLEKSQELVHDLFHLLSXPNVITVDEIESFLHESLLLSFNTEMEDGSIEEVAEQLLILHGLHGSH; this comes from the exons ATGGGAGCCGGTAGAAAAACGGTCAACGCTCACGTGCTCTCGCCCACGTGTCATCACAAGCACGTGCGTCCTATGGCCTGCGACGAGGACTCTGATCTCCGGAGAGGCATCGGCGAGCTTCTTTCCCGGTGGGGCGGGCTTCAGATGGCCGTGAAGAATAAGTGGGGAGGCCATGATTCTCTCGAGAAATCTCAAGAGCTTGTTCACGATCTTTTTCATCTCTTGTCTTAACCAAATG TGATAACGGTGGATGAAATAGAGAGTTTTCTACATGAGAGCTTGCTTCTTTCTTTCAACACAGAGATGGAAGATGGCAGCATTGAAGAG GTAGCTGAACAATTGCTGATACTTCATGGTTTGCATGGGAGTCATTAA
- the LOC106343903 gene encoding late embryogenesis abundant protein D-34-like translates to MSQQEQPRRPQEPVKYGDVFEVSGELADKTIAPEDANMMQAAETRVFGHTQKGGTAAVMQSAATANKRGGFVQQGDATDVAAEHGVTVAQTDVPGARVTTEFVGGQVVGQHVEPMPVGTTAATDAETLGLNLQSAITIGEALEAAVQTAGNKPLDQSDAAAIQAAEVRASGTSVIAPGGIAASAQSAANHNATVDRDEDKIKLVDVLAGATGKLQADKAVTRQDAEGVVSAELRNNPNLTTHPGGVAASVTAAARLNEKADI, encoded by the exons ATGAGCCAACAAGAGCAACCACGTAGGCCACAAGAGCCGGTGAAATACGGAGACGTTTTCGAGGTCTCCGGGGAGCTAGCTGATAAGACCATAGCGCCTGAGGATGCAAACATGATGCAAGCAGCCGAGACGCGCGTCTTCGGACACACTCAAAAAGGAGGTACAGCCGCCGTCATGCAGTCTGCAGCCACTGCCAACAAACGTGGTGGCTTCGTCCAACAAGGTGACGCAACCGACGTCGCGGCTGAACATGGCGTCACCGTGGCGCAAACAGACGTCCCTGGTGCACGTGTCACTACAGAATTCGTCGGTGGACAG GTCGTTGGACAACACGTGGAGCCGATGCCTGTGGGGACTACTGCGGCTACAGATGCTGAAACGTTGGGATTGAATTTGCAAAGTGCGATAACAATAGGAGAAGCATTGGAGGCAGCTGTACAAACCGCTGGAAACAAACCGCTGGACCAGAGCGATGCAGCAGCGATCCAAGCGGCGGAGGTTAGAGCTTCTGGAACCAGCGTCATTGCTCCTGGTGGTATCGCCGCTTCAGCTCAATCCGCAGCGAATCACAACGCTACTGTGGACCGTGACGAGGACAAAATCAAGCTCGTTGATGTTTTAGCG GGTGCTACGGGGAAGCTACAGGCGGATAAAGCCGTGACGAGGCAGGATGCAGAGGGTGTGGTGAGCGCTGAGCTGAGGAACAACCCTAACTTGACTACTCATCCAGGTGGTGTGGCAGCTTCTGTTACAGCCGCGGCTAGGCTTAACGAGAAGGCGGATATATGA
- the LOC106343904 gene encoding probable prefoldin subunit 2, with the protein MASGGGGGLREPPNEQAVLNIYEAMRSELSQIYSNITDLEMQVSEHSLVINAIQPLDQSRKCFRMIGGVLVERTIREVLPAVQRNKEGLEEVVRKLYETLEKKKKDMTEFEAKYQIRLRKQDDSNKEEGDKKKEGNAQGVLVGAAAASSS; encoded by the coding sequence ATGGCGAGCGGTGGCGGCGGCGGCTTGAGAGAACCACCGAACGAGCAAGCAGTTCTGAACATCTACGAGGCAATGAGATCAGAGCTGAGCCAGATCTATTCCAACATAACCGATCTCGAGATGCAAGTCAGCGAGCACTCTCTCGTCATCAACGCTATTCAGCCTCTCGACCAGTCTAGGAAGTGCTTCCGCATGATAGGAGGCGTTCTTGTGGAGAGAACCATCAGAGAGGTGCTCCCTGCTGTCCAGCGCAACAAGGAAGGCCTCGAGGAGGTTGTGAGGAAGCTTTACGAGACGTTGGAGAAGAAGAAGAAAGATATGACTGAGTTTGAAGCTAAGTATCAGATCAGGCTTAGGAAGCAGGACGATTCTAATAAGGAAGAAGGTGATAAGAAAAAGGAAGGTAACGCTCAAGGTGTTCTTGTTGGCGCTGCTGCTGCCAGTTCGAGCTAG